From a region of the Mycobacterium sp. SMC-8 genome:
- a CDS encoding TIGR03564 family F420-dependent LLM class oxidoreductase translates to MRIGLTGGATTVDKIVVQAQQAEADGFSALWYASAVAGDPLVAMAIAGRATSSIELGTAVLQTYPCHPLLQANRVAAASNAMGRPGLTLGIGASHESVVRGVLGLPYDHPVANTEEYLRIVTALLRGEDVDLDGKHWSVHTHGRAVTVDHSVPVLVAALGPRMVHVAGTHTDGVVLWMASAKAIEKRIGSTLFAAAAAAGRPSPRIVAGLPVAVHPDLSEAREAVAATAGGYENEANYRRIIDEGGGSSAADLAIVGDEEEVRAGLQRLVDVGVTDVWAQPVAVGADRDDRRVSLQRTRALLSQLTRE, encoded by the coding sequence ATGCGGATCGGATTGACTGGCGGTGCAACAACGGTCGACAAGATCGTGGTACAGGCCCAACAGGCAGAGGCTGACGGGTTCAGCGCGCTGTGGTACGCCAGCGCCGTCGCCGGCGATCCGTTGGTGGCCATGGCCATCGCCGGCCGGGCGACGTCGTCTATTGAGCTCGGAACCGCTGTGCTGCAGACCTATCCGTGTCATCCGCTATTACAGGCCAATCGCGTCGCCGCGGCGTCCAACGCCATGGGGCGGCCAGGACTGACGCTGGGCATCGGTGCTTCACACGAATCGGTGGTCCGTGGGGTTCTCGGTCTACCCTACGACCACCCCGTTGCGAACACGGAGGAGTACCTGCGAATCGTCACCGCACTCCTGCGCGGTGAAGATGTCGACCTCGACGGCAAACACTGGTCGGTGCATACCCACGGGCGTGCGGTCACCGTTGATCATTCTGTCCCCGTGCTCGTGGCTGCGCTGGGACCACGCATGGTCCACGTCGCCGGGACGCACACTGACGGTGTCGTACTGTGGATGGCCTCGGCGAAAGCGATCGAGAAACGCATCGGGTCAACCCTTTTCGCCGCCGCCGCCGCAGCTGGTCGTCCTTCGCCGCGCATCGTCGCGGGGTTGCCCGTCGCTGTTCATCCGGATCTCAGCGAGGCCCGTGAAGCCGTGGCGGCCACGGCGGGCGGCTACGAGAACGAAGCCAATTATCGCCGAATCATCGATGAGGGGGGAGGTTCCTCGGCTGCCGATCTCGCCATCGTCGGTGACGAGGAGGAGGTGCGCGCGGGTTTGCAACGCCTCGTCGATGTCGGAGTCACCGACGTGTGGGCGCAGCCGGTCGCAGTCGGGGCCGACCGCGACGACCGACGCGTTTCGCTGCAGCGCACCCGTGCGCTTCTTTCCCAGCTGACTCGCGAGTGA
- a CDS encoding amidohydrolase family protein, producing the protein MHKDDMILISVDDHIIEPPNMFRNHLPEKYRNEAPRLVHNPDGSDTWQFRDIVIPNVALNAVAGRPKEEYGLEPQGLDEIRKGCYDAAERVKDMNAGGVLATMNFPSFPGFAARLFATEDADFSLALVQAYNDWHIDEWCGSHPGRFIPMAIPAIWDPVLCAQEVRRVAEKGVHSLTFTENPSTLGYPSFHDLEYWKPLWEALCDTETVMNVHIGSSGRLAITAPDAPMDVMITLQPMNIVQAAADLLWSAPIKAYPTLKIALSEGGTGWIPYFLDRVDRTYDMHSTWTHQDFGGKLPSEVFREHFMTCFISDPIGVKNRHEIGVDNICWEMDYPHSDSMWPGAPEELSAVFDTYDVPDDEINKITHENAMRLYHFEPFTHIRREQATVGALRKAAEGHDVSVRALSNREKTETSFADFAASAKAVSGAQD; encoded by the coding sequence GTGCACAAGGACGACATGATTCTGATCTCGGTCGACGATCACATCATCGAGCCGCCGAACATGTTCAGGAATCACCTCCCGGAGAAGTACCGCAACGAGGCGCCGAGGCTCGTACACAATCCGGATGGTTCTGACACTTGGCAATTCCGTGACATCGTCATCCCGAACGTCGCGCTCAACGCGGTGGCCGGCAGGCCGAAGGAAGAGTACGGACTCGAACCTCAAGGCCTCGACGAGATTCGCAAGGGTTGCTATGACGCCGCCGAACGCGTGAAGGACATGAACGCCGGCGGAGTCCTCGCGACGATGAACTTCCCGTCGTTCCCAGGGTTCGCCGCTCGGTTGTTCGCCACCGAAGATGCCGACTTCTCGCTCGCGTTGGTCCAGGCCTACAACGACTGGCACATCGACGAATGGTGCGGCAGCCATCCCGGCCGCTTCATCCCCATGGCGATCCCGGCGATCTGGGATCCGGTGCTGTGCGCGCAGGAGGTTCGTCGGGTGGCGGAGAAGGGCGTGCATTCGTTGACCTTCACCGAAAACCCGTCCACGCTCGGCTACCCGTCGTTCCATGACCTGGAGTACTGGAAGCCCCTGTGGGAGGCGCTGTGTGACACCGAAACGGTGATGAACGTCCACATCGGGTCGTCGGGCAGGCTGGCCATCACGGCGCCGGACGCCCCGATGGACGTGATGATCACCTTGCAGCCGATGAACATCGTGCAGGCCGCCGCCGACCTGCTGTGGTCGGCGCCGATCAAGGCCTATCCCACGCTGAAGATCGCGTTATCCGAGGGCGGCACCGGATGGATCCCGTATTTCCTGGACCGGGTCGACCGCACCTATGACATGCACTCCACGTGGACACACCAGGATTTCGGAGGCAAGCTGCCCTCGGAGGTCTTCCGCGAGCACTTCATGACGTGTTTCATCTCGGACCCAATCGGGGTCAAGAACCGCCACGAGATCGGCGTCGACAACATCTGCTGGGAAATGGATTACCCACACAGCGATTCGATGTGGCCCGGTGCCCCCGAAGAACTTTCGGCCGTGTTCGACACCTATGACGTCCCGGACGACGAGATCAACAAAATCACCCACGAGAACGCCATGCGGCTCTATCACTTCGAGCCGTTCACCCACATTCGGAGGGAGCAGGCCACCGTCGGCGCCTTGCGCAAAGCTGCAGAGGGTCACGATGTGTCGGTCCGAGCGCTCAGCAACCGCGAGAAGACCGAGACGAGTTTCGCCGATTTCGCGGCGAGTGCCAAAGCGGTGTCGGGAGCTCAGGACTGA
- a CDS encoding acyl-CoA dehydrogenase family protein produces MQLEFDSEVEKFRAAFVDFLTAHLPAEAVALERPRSSAHVPEWARNWQRTLFDHGWLHPGYPPEFGGRNATVVEQYVYFEDLSRRRLYQTFNPQGVGIIAASLIHFGTPEQQQQWAVPILRAEIVAALGMSEPGAGSDLASLRTRAVREGNSFIVDGQKVWTSGAHDANVLFTLVRTDPQAPKHKGISVLMIPTDLEGVVRRPFASACGLDDVDFNEVFFTGVRVPAENLVGEINQGWQIANGSLGHERTLLWLSYADRLREFLDDWRPASQVDRDAYAKLVMDDWALRLLGSAELSRATRGDNDPSAMSVLKLLGSEAIQAAAEAALTTAGVSGLCDPELTSPFSPFHLESYTSSWFTRYLRSFGATIAGGTSEIQRNIIAQRVLGLPRS; encoded by the coding sequence ATGCAGCTCGAATTCGATTCAGAGGTCGAGAAGTTCCGTGCCGCGTTCGTTGATTTCCTGACGGCGCACCTACCCGCTGAGGCGGTTGCGCTGGAGCGCCCTCGCTCCAGCGCCCACGTTCCGGAGTGGGCGCGGAATTGGCAGCGCACTCTCTTCGACCATGGCTGGTTGCATCCCGGCTACCCGCCGGAGTTCGGCGGGCGCAATGCGACAGTCGTCGAGCAGTACGTCTACTTCGAGGACCTCTCGCGCAGGCGCCTTTATCAGACGTTCAACCCCCAGGGCGTCGGCATCATCGCTGCCTCGCTCATCCACTTCGGAACCCCCGAACAGCAACAACAATGGGCTGTTCCGATCCTGCGCGCGGAAATCGTTGCCGCGCTGGGTATGAGCGAACCGGGAGCCGGCTCGGACCTCGCTTCGCTGCGGACCCGCGCTGTCCGCGAGGGGAACTCATTCATCGTGGACGGGCAGAAGGTGTGGACGTCCGGCGCGCACGATGCCAATGTGCTGTTCACTCTGGTGCGCACTGATCCACAGGCTCCGAAGCACAAGGGCATCAGCGTCCTGATGATCCCGACCGACCTCGAGGGTGTCGTGCGCCGACCGTTCGCCTCCGCCTGCGGGCTCGACGACGTCGACTTCAACGAGGTCTTCTTCACCGGCGTGCGGGTGCCCGCCGAGAATCTCGTCGGTGAGATCAACCAGGGTTGGCAGATCGCGAACGGCTCGCTAGGCCACGAGCGAACTCTGTTGTGGCTCAGCTACGCCGACAGGCTTCGGGAGTTCCTCGACGACTGGCGCCCGGCATCGCAAGTCGACCGCGATGCCTACGCCAAACTGGTCATGGACGACTGGGCCCTGCGGCTGCTGGGCTCCGCGGAGTTGTCACGCGCAACGCGGGGCGACAACGATCCGTCGGCGATGTCGGTGCTCAAACTGCTGGGTTCTGAGGCAATTCAAGCCGCCGCCGAGGCGGCGCTGACCACCGCGGGCGTGTCAGGCTTGTGCGACCCGGAACTGACCAGCCCGTTCTCGCCTTTCCATCTGGAGAGCTACACCAGCAGCTGGTTCACCCGGTATCTGCGCAGTTTCGGGGCCACCATCGCGGGCGGAACCTCCGAGATCCAGCGCAACATCATCGCCCAACGCGTCTTGGGATTGCCGCGGTCATGA
- a CDS encoding SDR family NAD(P)-dependent oxidoreductase: MTDNRPVAVVTGASRGAGLGIAHALGSHGCIVYVTGRTESAEQSSRSGTIGEAADLVTSAGGTGIAVRVDHSDDEQVRELFARIKQEQGRVDILVNNAAIIRDEMMGRTRFWEEPLNVIDTLDVGLRSSYVATVFAAPLMIPNGKGLVAFSSSSGSVHYAFGPAYGVPKAGTDKMAADMAFDFREFGVAAVSIWMGSLLTDRVRGIIAGNPAKFGHILDSAETPELTGHVIWALYQDPELMELSGQTLIGAELAVKYGIEDEGGRRPPSYRDMFDVHPPRQYAHTMR; this comes from the coding sequence ATGACAGACAACAGACCGGTGGCCGTCGTCACCGGAGCAAGCCGGGGCGCGGGACTTGGCATCGCCCACGCGCTGGGCAGCCATGGCTGCATCGTCTACGTCACCGGGCGGACGGAGTCGGCGGAGCAATCCAGCCGTTCCGGCACGATCGGTGAAGCCGCCGATCTGGTGACCTCTGCCGGGGGAACCGGTATCGCCGTGCGGGTCGACCACAGCGATGACGAACAAGTCAGGGAACTCTTCGCCCGAATCAAGCAGGAGCAGGGGCGCGTCGACATCCTGGTCAACAACGCCGCGATCATCCGGGACGAGATGATGGGCCGCACCAGGTTCTGGGAAGAACCCCTGAACGTGATCGACACTCTCGACGTGGGACTGCGCAGCAGCTATGTCGCGACGGTGTTCGCCGCGCCGTTGATGATTCCGAACGGCAAGGGCCTGGTGGCTTTTTCGTCGTCCTCTGGATCGGTGCATTACGCCTTCGGCCCGGCCTACGGTGTACCCAAGGCGGGCACCGACAAAATGGCTGCCGACATGGCCTTCGACTTCCGTGAGTTCGGTGTTGCCGCGGTGTCGATCTGGATGGGGTCGCTGCTCACCGACCGTGTCCGAGGAATCATCGCGGGCAACCCGGCCAAGTTCGGGCACATCCTCGACAGCGCCGAAACCCCGGAATTGACCGGGCACGTCATCTGGGCGCTCTACCAGGATCCTGAGCTGATGGAACTCAGCGGCCAGACGTTGATCGGCGCAGAACTCGCCGTCAAATACGGCATCGAAGACGAAGGCGGCCGCCGCCCACCGTCCTACCGCGACATGTTCGACGTGCACCCGCCGCGTCAGTACGCGCACACGATGCGCTGA